ATCTGGTCATCTAGTTTTCTCGTGGGTATGGATCCCCATCACTCTTTTCTAGATTCTTCTTTTGTGAAGTTGTAACCGAACTTTCATGGGAATTTAAATACACATTAGTCAAAAAGAGGCAAATTGGGTTCACTAATACTGCGTACAGGTCGAATGGTAATTACTATGTTTATGGTAAAGTTAAAGAataagaaacaaataaattaacttgtTGTGTCTACTTGATTTGCCTTCTAAGTATACATATTTGGCATTAACAAAAATGGGCGAACCACCAAGTTTTGTCTCGTATGAAATAAATTAACGGGTGACTGGAACCTTTTTGTTGACAGGAAGCAAGATTTCCACAGCTTCGAACATTGAGTGCAGAACAAAGGACGAAACTGAAAAGTAGTTTTATTCACTTTGAAGAACCAAGCTTTAGCGAATGGATGCACAGTCTCAAAGTATTAGCACCTGAACCAAGCTAATCGTTCTGTTTTTGGTTAAACAGATGTAGCTGTCTGGCTGGCTGGCTGGCTTCAAATCCAGTTGTCAACAAACTTACTACTTTGTTTTTTTCCATTTCCTTttcttcccttttttttttttttttttttttttttttctttacattGGATTTGGTTGCTGATATTCAACAATCGAGTTAATAAGGTTGAAGGGAAAAAAAGATATTTTTTGTTGGTTCAGATTGTGGCTTCTTATTACCATAAATAACATAGTAAAAGCATTTCGCCAGCTATTTATGTTTTTATTATGCACATATTTAGCAGCTTCATTGTCCACAAGAATACCTTTAAAATCTTAGAAACTAGTTTCCTACCTATTCCTTCTAATCGAACGCCCACTGTACAGCGCATTCCGCACTATAGATTTAAGATCGATTGTGAAGAGTTCTACACTTGAAAACTTTAACACCAAAATTGGTATGAAGAATGAGAAGGATATTCCATAACAAAAATTTAGATACCAATTTTATCATTTACGTGATGAACTTTGGCATTAATTTTGATAAATGCCCCAAAAATATGCATGCCTACGTATGTATACAATACAATACACGTTTATATTGGATGGTTATGATCAAATCAACTATGAAAATATCACCGTCTTTCAGTTATGTTGATGGAGTtgcactttaacttttaagataattttctgttttaatattcatTCATGCGTTAAAATATCGATGGTACTGTTAGCTTATTTGGCTATACAATGTCGTTACGAATGATGCCTATATATCAGGGATCAGGGATATGAATTAAAAATATGCTCTGTCAATTGCTAGTTATACTTTGAGCTATTATGGTTGTACGTTGGTATTAATTATCGATTTCCAGTCCACATGAATCTGAATTAAGGGTTTCTTTAAGCCGTGATGTGATGTGCTTTCAGTACCTGGTAGCCTGGTACTCTTCTATAACGTTAatgttagggtttttttttttttttttttttttgcatgctattatataattataatgtatatataatatgtatatagtaTTTCAATGTTATTAGTCGAAATTGAGGCTTCATATGCATGTAATTGTATGTCGTAATACTGCCGTTTTCATTGTTTACTATTCATTTGATTCTTATGATACGATCTGAACACCTGCTATTGGCTTAACTGTTCTGTTACTATATATGTTGAAGTTGTTTGCAATCATCATGTTGGATGAATTGTCTAGAATAATTTATGAAAAAACTGAATGATATCCTAAATCCTTATTTGTTGATAATATGTAGTGCTGTTAGTTTtttatcttcttttttttttctttgtgtGTGTGTAACATGTTAATGTTTGATTTTCTGAAGTTGAGGTGTTTGATATGAGGACTCAACTATATCTGATCAAAATGCAGATAACTGAACCTGTAGAACAATATTGCATTCGAGAATGTCTGCGGCATCAGGGCAAAACACAAGTTTGAGTAACGGTGATTTGGATAATGATTTCGATTTCTTTAAACTTCAAGATAAGCCCAAACTCTTGAATTTGGAAAGACATAAATCTTTGGATGAGAGATCGTTTGCTGAGGTATCGCCACATGGAAGATCATCACGGGTGGAAAATGGCCAAAGACAGAAATCTTTTGATGAGTGCATTTCTTCACCTAGTAAAATGACATCATCTAATACCCCTAGGTCTCAAAATGGGTTGGAACCACATCCGATGTTTATCGAGGCTTGGGAGTCTTTGAGGAAGACGATGGTGTACTTTCGTAGTCAACCAGTTGGGACTATTGCAGCACTTGACAATTCTGACGAGAAACTAAATTACGATCAGGTAAACCCTGTTTCATACTAGTAGTTTATCGCAAGCGTGCACCTGTTATAGCCAAAACACCAGCTAAAACTGAGGATTTCGAGTTTATAATTGAAGCGTGCATGTTGACCAAAACATTTATGAGTTGTATTTGTATACTTTACAGTTATGTCTGTtacaccatttttttttttttttttttgtctgtaGGTTTTTGTTAGAGATTTTGTTCCCAGTGCTTTAGCATTCCTAATGAATGGAGAACCTGAAATAGTCAAGAATTTTCTTCTCAAGACTCTGCGGCTCCAATCATGGGAGAAGAAAATTGATCGTTTCCAATTAGGGGAGGGTGTGATGCCAGCTAGTTTTAAAGTACTTCATGATCCGGTTCGTAATACCGAGACCATAATGGCGGACTTCGGTGAGAGTGCCATAGGACGAGTTGCACCTGTCGATTCAGGATTTTGGTGGATCATATTGCTTCGAGCTTATACGAAATCGACTGGAGACGCTTCGTTGGCCGAAATGCCTGAATGCCAGAAAGGTATGCGGTTGATACTTGCGCTATGTCTTTCTGAGGGATTTGACACTTTCCCAACGCTTCTTTGTGCTGATGGATGCTCTATGATTGATAGAAGAATGGTGAGTTTTCTACCATAAAATTCATTTTTTCTGGATTTTTTAGATAGACATGGATAGTTAAAACACAATGAAATTAAAAgcattttcaaaacttttttttttttttttttttgaaaggctaaGCATATAGATGGAAATTTGGGCAGTGGGGCTGTATAGATGGTGTTTCCAAATAGGTTTGGGTCGTAATATGTCAATATTATATGGGTGGGGTTGGCCCGAAACCCATTTTATGCCAAGTTCTATTTCTTTTATAAATAATCAGGGTCTCAAATCTGATCATAGAACTTGCAAAATAACAGCAGTAATATACTCTTTTGATGAAAAGGATTTAGGAGGGGTTTTTTTGGAACGGCAGGATTTAGGATGTTTTATTTATTAAGATCTATTTGGGCGTCTTTAGATGTACACATACAAAGTTTATAAGTATATTTTGTTCCTTAGAGATTACACATAATCCGGATTGACACATTTGTAAGTAAATGGGTCGCAATTGCCACGTGTTATTTGAGTTACTAGATAGTACCATATTTTTATTGCCTGGTTCTAGACTTGCATATACATACAGATACATGTCAAATGTGCATTTGTATGCAGGGTGTGTATGGATATCCAATAGAGATACAAGCGCTTTTCTTCATGGCATTAAGATGTGCTTTACTTTTACTCAAGCAAGATGTTCAAGGGAAAGAACTTATTAACCGAATTGTGAAGCGACTTCATGCTTTAAGCTTTCACATGAGAAGTTACTTTTGGTTAGATATGAAGCATCTGAATGACATTTATCGTTACAAAACGGAAGAGTATTCTCATACTGCAGTTAACAAGTTTAATGTGATGCCGGACTCCCTCCCAGAATGGGTTTTTGACTTTATGCCAACTCAGGGGGGATACTTTCTTGGAAATGTGGGGCCCTCGAATATGGACTTCCGTTGGTTTTGCTTGGGAAACTGTGTTGCCATTCTTTCTTCTTTGGCAACCCCTGAACAGTCAACAGCAATTATGGATCTTATAGAATCTCGTTGGGACGAGTTGGTGGGGAATATGCCGGTCAAGGTTTGTTATCCAGCTATCGAAAGCCATGATTGGAGGATTATTACTGGATGTGATCCGAAGAACACTAGATGGAGTTACCACAATGGAGGATCCTGGCCAGGTACAATATTTTATGCATTGTTTTTTTGGTTA
The window above is part of the Rutidosis leptorrhynchoides isolate AG116_Rl617_1_P2 chromosome 1, CSIRO_AGI_Rlap_v1, whole genome shotgun sequence genome. Proteins encoded here:
- the LOC139884887 gene encoding probable alkaline/neutral invertase B codes for the protein MSAASGQNTSLSNGDLDNDFDFFKLQDKPKLLNLERHKSLDERSFAEVSPHGRSSRVENGQRQKSFDECISSPSKMTSSNTPRSQNGLEPHPMFIEAWESLRKTMVYFRSQPVGTIAALDNSDEKLNYDQVFVRDFVPSALAFLMNGEPEIVKNFLLKTLRLQSWEKKIDRFQLGEGVMPASFKVLHDPVRNTETIMADFGESAIGRVAPVDSGFWWIILLRAYTKSTGDASLAEMPECQKGMRLILALCLSEGFDTFPTLLCADGCSMIDRRMGVYGYPIEIQALFFMALRCALLLLKQDVQGKELINRIVKRLHALSFHMRSYFWLDMKHLNDIYRYKTEEYSHTAVNKFNVMPDSLPEWVFDFMPTQGGYFLGNVGPSNMDFRWFCLGNCVAILSSLATPEQSTAIMDLIESRWDELVGNMPVKVCYPAIESHDWRIITGCDPKNTRWSYHNGGSWPVLLWLVTAACIKVGRPQIARRAIEVAELRLAKDGWPEYYDGKNGRYIGKQARKHQTWSIAGYLVAKMMLEDPSHLGMISLEEDKQMKTIIKRSSSWTC